The following are from one region of the Mycolicibacterium diernhoferi genome:
- a CDS encoding ABC transporter permease: protein MNFLNEALSYIFTAANWSGPAGLGIRIVEHLQYTLIAVLFSALVAIPIGLLIGHTGRGTFLVVTGVNALRALPTLGVLLLGVLLWGLGLIPPTVALMLLGIPPLLAGTYSGIANVDRAVVDAARAMGMTERQVLLRVEVPNALPLILSGLRTATLQIVATATVAAYASLGGLGRYLIDGIKVREFYLALVGALMVTALALILDAALALAVWLSQPGADRFGRGARLPQPLINDEVALESPKAATQSGGGRIRYEGD from the coding sequence GTGAACTTCCTGAACGAGGCGCTGTCCTACATCTTCACCGCGGCCAACTGGTCCGGCCCGGCCGGTCTCGGCATCCGGATCGTCGAACATCTGCAGTACACCCTGATCGCGGTGCTGTTCTCGGCGCTGGTCGCCATCCCGATCGGGCTGCTCATCGGGCACACCGGTCGGGGCACCTTCCTGGTGGTCACCGGCGTCAACGCGTTGCGCGCCCTGCCCACCCTGGGCGTGCTGCTGCTCGGTGTGCTGCTGTGGGGGCTCGGGCTGATCCCGCCCACGGTGGCGCTGATGCTGCTGGGCATCCCGCCGCTGCTGGCCGGGACCTATTCGGGTATCGCGAACGTCGACCGAGCCGTCGTCGATGCGGCCCGCGCCATGGGCATGACCGAACGGCAGGTGCTGTTGCGCGTCGAGGTGCCCAACGCCCTTCCGCTGATCCTGAGTGGTCTACGCACCGCCACCCTGCAGATTGTGGCGACAGCCACCGTCGCGGCGTACGCGAGTCTGGGCGGGCTGGGCCGGTACCTGATCGACGGGATCAAGGTGCGCGAGTTCTATCTGGCGCTGGTCGGAGCCTTGATGGTGACCGCGCTGGCGCTCATCCTGGACGCCGCGCTGGCCCTGGCGGTGTGGTTGTCCCAACCCGGGGCCGACCGGTTCGGGCGGGGTGCCCGGCTACCGCAACCGCTGATCAACGACGAGGTGGCACTCGAATCGCCCAAGGCGGCTACGCAGTCCGGGGGCGGTCGCATACGGTATGAGGGTGACTGA
- a CDS encoding ABC transporter permease, with protein MTYLLTHLDDAWTLTLIHLRLSLVPIVLGLLIAVPIGAIIQRTTAPRRIITVIASIVFTIPSLALFVVLPLVIPTRILDEANVIVALTLYTTALLVRAVPEALDAVPADVLDAATAVGYRPLTRIIKVELPLAIPVLIASLRVVAVTNISMVSVGSVIGIGGLGTWFTEGYQANKSGQIIAGIIAIFVVAVVIDTLILLAGKALAPWDRRPRAKAGAR; from the coding sequence ATGACGTATCTGCTGACCCACCTCGACGACGCGTGGACGCTGACCCTGATCCACCTGCGGCTGTCCCTGGTGCCGATCGTGCTGGGATTGCTCATCGCGGTGCCGATCGGTGCGATCATCCAGCGCACGACGGCGCCGCGCCGGATCATCACGGTGATCGCCAGCATCGTGTTCACCATCCCGTCGCTGGCGCTGTTCGTGGTGCTGCCCCTGGTCATTCCGACCCGCATCCTGGATGAGGCGAATGTCATTGTGGCGCTGACGCTCTACACCACCGCGCTGCTGGTGCGCGCGGTACCCGAGGCGCTGGACGCGGTACCGGCCGATGTGCTCGACGCGGCCACCGCCGTCGGTTACCGGCCGCTGACCCGGATCATCAAAGTCGAACTGCCGCTGGCCATCCCGGTGCTGATCGCCAGCCTGCGGGTGGTGGCGGTGACCAACATCTCGATGGTGTCGGTCGGTTCGGTGATCGGCATCGGCGGGCTCGGCACCTGGTTCACCGAGGGCTATCAGGCCAACAAGAGCGGGCAGATCATCGCGGGCATCATCGCGATCTTCGTGGTGGCGGTGGTGATCGACACGCTGATCCTGCTCGCGGGCAAGGCGCTCGCCCCGTGGGACCGGCGCCCCCGTGCGAAGGCCGGTGCCCGGTGA
- a CDS encoding ABC transporter ATP-binding protein, which yields MITFTGVTKRYPDGTVAVDDLTIDIPEGTLAAFVGPSGCGKTTSMRMINRMIEPTSGTLTVDGKDVTKVDPVKLRLGIGYVIQSAGLMPHQRVVDNVATVPVLKGESRRSARRAALEVLDRVGLDPKLAQRYPSQLSGGQQQRVGVARALAADPPILLMDEPFSAVDPVVREELQNEILRLQSELRKTIVFVTHDIDEAVKLADMVAVFGRGGVLQQYADPAFVLSNPANELVSEFVGADRGYRGLQFFEANGLPLHDIRQVAEGDVDQLQLASGDWALVTHADGKPFAWINAEGVEVHRNGSSLYDSTIGGGSFFRPGGSLRLALDAALSSPSGLGVAVDQDGRLLGGVRADDVLAALRQQRRVPKVG from the coding sequence ATGATCACGTTCACAGGCGTCACCAAGCGCTACCCGGACGGCACCGTGGCCGTCGACGACCTCACCATCGACATCCCGGAAGGCACCCTGGCGGCTTTCGTCGGGCCGTCCGGCTGCGGCAAGACCACCTCGATGCGGATGATCAACCGGATGATCGAGCCGACCTCGGGCACGCTCACCGTCGACGGCAAGGACGTCACCAAGGTCGACCCGGTCAAGCTGCGGCTCGGCATCGGCTACGTGATCCAGAGCGCGGGCCTGATGCCGCACCAGCGGGTGGTCGACAACGTCGCCACCGTCCCGGTGCTCAAGGGCGAGTCACGGCGCAGCGCCCGCCGGGCCGCTCTCGAAGTGCTGGACCGTGTCGGCCTGGATCCGAAACTGGCGCAACGCTATCCGTCGCAGCTGTCCGGCGGGCAGCAGCAACGAGTGGGAGTCGCCCGCGCGCTGGCCGCCGATCCGCCCATCCTGCTGATGGACGAGCCGTTCAGCGCCGTCGACCCGGTGGTGCGTGAGGAGCTGCAGAACGAGATCCTGCGGCTGCAAAGCGAATTGCGCAAGACGATCGTGTTCGTCACACACGACATCGACGAGGCGGTCAAACTCGCGGACATGGTGGCGGTGTTCGGCCGCGGCGGGGTGCTGCAGCAGTACGCCGACCCGGCCTTCGTGCTGTCGAACCCGGCCAACGAACTGGTGTCCGAATTCGTCGGCGCCGACCGCGGCTACCGCGGGCTGCAGTTCTTCGAGGCCAACGGCCTGCCGCTGCACGACATCCGCCAGGTCGCCGAGGGCGACGTCGACCAGTTGCAGCTGGCATCCGGGGACTGGGCGCTGGTGACTCACGCCGACGGGAAGCCGTTCGCCTGGATCAACGCCGAGGGCGTCGAGGTGCACCGCAACGGAAGTAGCCTCTACGACAGCACAATCGGCGGGGGATCGTTCTTCCGGCCCGGTGGCAGCCTGCGGCTCGCACTGGATGCCGCGCTGTCCTCGCCGTCGGGGCTCGGGGTGGCCGTCGATCAGGACGGCCGGCTGCTCGGTGGGGTCCGGGCCGACGACGTACTGGCCGCGCTGCGGCAGCAGCGCCGGGTCCCGAAGGTCGGGTAG
- a CDS encoding ABC transporter substrate-binding protein codes for MRSIRKLIVVCTALLALLSAGCGSSNPLGGGEVSGDLRSITVGSADFTESKIIAEIYAQALEANGFTVKRQFGIGSRETYIPAVQDHSIDLIPEYTGNLLQYFDAKATATTSDAVLIALLKALPGDLSILYPSPAEDKDTLAVSEETAQRWNLKSIADLATRSAEVKVGGPSEFQTRQTGLVGLKEKYGLDISPANFIAISDGGGPATVQALTGGTVTAANIFSTSPAIEKSNLVVLEDPESVFLAANVVPLVASQKMSSPLKSVLDAVSAELTTEALIALNTSVEGNEGVDPDEAAESWIAEHGFDQPLPGK; via the coding sequence ATGCGCAGCATCCGTAAGTTGATCGTCGTCTGCACCGCTTTGCTCGCGCTGCTCAGCGCGGGTTGCGGGAGCTCGAATCCGCTCGGCGGCGGTGAGGTGTCCGGCGACCTGCGGTCGATCACGGTCGGTTCGGCCGACTTCACCGAGTCGAAGATCATCGCCGAGATCTACGCCCAAGCCTTGGAGGCCAACGGCTTCACCGTGAAACGGCAGTTCGGCATCGGCAGCCGAGAAACCTACATTCCCGCGGTGCAGGACCACTCCATCGACCTGATACCGGAGTACACCGGAAACCTGCTGCAGTACTTCGACGCGAAGGCGACCGCGACCACCTCGGATGCGGTGCTGATCGCGCTGCTCAAGGCGCTGCCCGGCGATCTGTCGATCCTGTATCCCTCGCCCGCCGAGGACAAGGACACCCTGGCGGTGTCCGAGGAGACGGCGCAGCGCTGGAACCTGAAGTCCATCGCCGATCTCGCCACCCGCTCGGCGGAGGTGAAAGTCGGTGGGCCCTCGGAGTTTCAGACCCGTCAGACCGGTCTGGTCGGCTTGAAGGAGAAGTACGGGCTGGACATCTCGCCGGCGAACTTCATCGCGATCAGCGACGGTGGCGGCCCCGCGACCGTGCAGGCGCTGACCGGCGGAACCGTCACCGCCGCCAATATCTTCAGCACCTCGCCGGCCATCGAGAAGAGCAACCTGGTGGTCCTCGAGGACCCGGAGAGTGTCTTCCTCGCCGCAAACGTGGTGCCGCTGGTCGCATCCCAGAAGATGTCGAGTCCGCTGAAGTCCGTGCTGGACGCGGTGAGCGCCGAGTTGACCACCGAGGCGCTGATCGCGCTGAACACCTCGGTCGAGGGTAACGAGGGTGTGGACCCCGATGAGGCGGCCGAAAGCTGGATCGCCGAACACGGTTTCGACCAACCGCTGCCGGGTAAGTGA
- a CDS encoding LapA family protein yields MSNDPYATPPDPDYPLEPLGPTDPVPPVTDTANSTSKKQVKFTRAAALWSALVIGLLILIVLLIFIAQNTASAQFAFLGWHWSLPLGVAILGAAVCGGLLTVAVGAVRMLQLRRAVKRR; encoded by the coding sequence ATGAGCAATGATCCGTACGCGACCCCGCCCGACCCGGACTACCCGCTCGAACCCCTCGGACCCACCGATCCCGTCCCGCCGGTGACCGATACAGCAAACTCGACGTCGAAGAAGCAGGTCAAGTTCACCCGGGCCGCCGCCCTGTGGTCGGCGCTGGTGATCGGCCTGCTGATCCTCATCGTGCTGCTGATCTTCATCGCGCAGAACACCGCTTCCGCACAGTTCGCATTCCTCGGTTGGCATTGGAGCCTGCCGCTGGGGGTGGCGATCCTGGGCGCCGCGGTGTGCGGCGGGTTGCTCACCGTGGCCGTCGGCGCCGTCCGGATGCTGCAGTTGCGGCGCGCCGTGAAACGCCGGTAG
- a CDS encoding phosphotransferase family protein: MTNLDGLDLDALDRHLRAEGVARSGELRAELISGGRSNLTFRVFDDASKWVLRRPPLHGLTPSAHDMAREYKVVAALAGSAVPVARAVTMRNDDSVLGAPFQMVENVDGVVVRSADELAALGDAAVIEKTVDALIKVLADLHAVDPAAVGLGDFGKADGYLERQVRRWGSQWEHVRLPDDARDDDVLRLHSALAERIPASPRASIVHGDYRIDNTILDENDPTLVRAVLDWELSTLGDPLSDAALMCVYRNPNFDDVLGMRAAWTSDLLPPADDLAQRYALASGQELQNWEFYMALAYFKLAIIAAGIDFRGREGSDAPARVGEAVAPLIAEGLAAL, translated from the coding sequence GTGACCAATCTTGACGGCCTGGACCTGGACGCACTGGACCGCCACCTTCGCGCCGAGGGTGTCGCGCGCTCCGGGGAGCTGCGCGCCGAACTGATCTCCGGCGGCCGCTCGAACCTGACCTTCCGGGTATTCGACGATGCGTCCAAGTGGGTGCTGCGCCGCCCGCCGCTGCACGGGCTGACCCCGTCGGCGCACGATATGGCCCGCGAGTACAAGGTGGTCGCGGCGCTGGCCGGCAGTGCCGTGCCGGTGGCCCGCGCGGTCACCATGCGCAACGACGACTCGGTGCTCGGCGCCCCGTTCCAGATGGTGGAGAACGTCGACGGTGTCGTGGTTCGCAGCGCTGACGAGTTGGCCGCCCTCGGCGACGCCGCGGTGATCGAGAAGACCGTCGACGCGTTGATCAAGGTGCTGGCCGATCTGCACGCCGTGGACCCGGCGGCCGTCGGCCTGGGTGATTTCGGGAAGGCCGACGGCTACCTGGAACGGCAGGTGCGCCGTTGGGGCTCGCAGTGGGAGCACGTCCGGCTGCCCGACGATGCCCGCGACGATGATGTGTTGCGTCTGCATTCGGCTCTGGCGGAACGGATTCCGGCGAGTCCGCGGGCCTCGATCGTGCACGGCGACTACCGCATCGACAACACCATCCTGGATGAGAACGACCCCACCCTGGTGCGTGCGGTGCTGGACTGGGAGCTGTCCACCCTCGGCGACCCGCTCTCGGATGCGGCGCTGATGTGCGTCTACCGCAACCCGAATTTCGACGATGTGCTGGGCATGCGGGCGGCGTGGACCTCCGACCTGCTGCCGCCGGCCGACGACCTGGCCCAGCGCTACGCGCTGGCCAGCGGCCAGGAACTGCAGAACTGGGAGTTCTACATGGCGCTGGCCTATTTCAAGCTGGCCATCATCGCCGCCGGCATCGACTTCCGCGGCCGCGAGGGCTCGGATGCGCCGGCTCGGGTCGGCGAGGCTGTCGCCCCGCTGATCGCGGAGGGCCTGGCCGCCCTGTAG
- a CDS encoding histidine phosphatase family protein — protein MQLLLIRHALPLRSEPGEGSDPQLSEQGIEQSRRLPDALARFPVNRLVSSPQRRAIQTAGPLSEKLGLSVEVDPRLAEYDRDLGHYVPIEQIAKENPEEMARLAAGKLPSAVDEAEFTGRVIAAVEDLVAAGDHEDTVAVFSHGGVINVALHHILGTERLLSFHVDYVSVTRVLSSRSGRLMVGSVNGTEHVWDLLPRNMR, from the coding sequence GTGCAACTCCTTCTCATCCGACATGCGCTCCCGTTGCGCAGTGAGCCCGGTGAGGGCTCCGACCCGCAGCTTTCCGAACAGGGCATCGAGCAGTCCCGCCGGCTTCCCGATGCGCTGGCCCGGTTCCCGGTCAACCGGCTGGTGAGCAGCCCGCAGCGGCGCGCCATCCAGACCGCCGGCCCGCTGTCGGAGAAGCTCGGGCTCAGTGTCGAGGTCGATCCGAGACTGGCCGAGTACGACCGCGACCTGGGCCATTACGTGCCGATCGAGCAGATCGCGAAGGAGAACCCCGAGGAGATGGCCCGGCTGGCCGCCGGGAAGCTGCCCAGCGCGGTCGACGAGGCCGAGTTCACCGGACGGGTGATCGCCGCCGTCGAGGACCTGGTCGCGGCGGGAGACCACGAGGACACCGTCGCGGTGTTCAGTCACGGCGGGGTGATCAATGTGGCTCTGCACCACATCCTGGGCACCGAGCGGCTGCTGTCCTTCCACGTCGACTACGTCTCGGTGACCCGGGTGCTGTCGTCGCGGTCGGGCCGGCTGATGGTCGGATCGGTCAACGGGACCGAGCACGTGTGGGACCTGCTGCCCCGGAACATGCGTTGA